One stretch of Chryseobacterium indologenes DNA includes these proteins:
- a CDS encoding helix-turn-helix domain-containing protein, whose product MEKKIPNYKRIYTDIILEKYPEKFETCRTILNKNFLSALDVIKLNKMIFGFEDVRVKEFNQKHRSYDELTILEILKFQKENGYNNSQTAIQFKISRNSLAKWKKIFPLQ is encoded by the coding sequence ATGGAAAAAAAGATTCCGAATTATAAAAGGATCTATACAGATATTATTCTTGAGAAATATCCTGAGAAGTTTGAAACTTGTCGCACAATTTTGAATAAAAACTTTTTGTCTGCATTAGATGTTATTAAGCTGAATAAAATGATTTTTGGGTTTGAAGATGTAAGGGTAAAAGAATTTAATCAAAAACACAGGTCCTACGATGAACTGACGATTCTGGAAATTTTAAAATTTCAAAAAGAAAATGGTTATAATAATTCCCAGACTGCTATCCAGTTTAAGATAAGCAGGAACTCGCTGGCCAAATGGAAAAAAATATTTCCTCTGCAATGA
- a CDS encoding SusC/RagA family TonB-linked outer membrane protein encodes MINKSLFNSKVWIPPVAVFFLGIVSVGAQNSNPKKDTLKEKEIDEVVVVAYGKAKRNSYTGSVATISSDKINNRPVTNVTKALEGQVPGIQVTGASGQPGAVSTIRIRGVGSVGASSEPLYVVDGIPFDGNINAISPNDIESISVLKDATASALYGSRGANGIIIITTKSGKKGEARVNLNISQGFSGRAVKDYEQVNTDQYFQLYWEAMRNGYQSGSISAQQAGQMATDNIISNLGINPYGANYPKPIGTDGKLLPGAKALWNDDWRDILQRVASRNQVDLDISGGSEKSNYFFSLGYLDDKGMAIESGFKRYNTRLKLNSEVKSWLNVGVNLSYTNSIQQAPTSSDSKSSNIIQAARAIPSFYPYYERNPDGSYVLDAEGNKVYDFGRYRPTAALQNQNQAASLPLDKNENKIDNFSGKGFMEFTFIPELKFRSSFSVDVVSYNEHYYTNPLLGQGKETGGSVSKSNSRTLSYTTSNILTYDKRFGKHHINVLGGQEFYKYDYQIISGSRQGFSLPNYYEPDAASLLVSFGGKSDRLSLLSFLGKVEYDFDNKYFLSASTRADSSSRFAKDNRWGTFWSVGGSWKLSSEEFIRNLDFFNLLTLRASYGGQGNDKLQKPNGSALYYAYQELYRDFPLAGEPGKTLEKVGTPNLIWETNLNLNVGLEFAILNNRIKGNVEYFERKSKDLLFNVPVAPSLGISDYPANVGTIKNTGFEFSLFTTPIKTSDFQWNVDINLSTLNNKITKLPGGPLVVGTTKQLNLGGSVYDFYLQEWAGVDPSNGKPLWKTITKDANGNMVEGTTSEYAKATKILQGSALPKLTGGVSTSITYKDFDFSALLTFKIGGKILDTDYASILHSGNLGGRAWGTEMLNRWTPENPYTDVPALSTKTNNWTSQSTRFLYSGTYARLKNVSLGYTLPADYFETIGLKKFRIYVQAENLLTFYKHKGMDPEQALDGTTYYRYPAMRTITFGLQATF; translated from the coding sequence ATGATTAATAAAAGTCTATTTAATTCTAAAGTTTGGATTCCGCCAGTTGCTGTTTTTTTTCTTGGAATTGTAAGCGTAGGTGCCCAAAATTCCAACCCCAAAAAAGATACGCTTAAAGAAAAGGAAATTGATGAAGTTGTTGTGGTTGCCTATGGAAAGGCAAAAAGAAACAGTTATACTGGTTCAGTTGCAACGATTTCCAGTGATAAAATCAATAACAGACCTGTAACCAATGTGACCAAAGCATTGGAGGGGCAGGTGCCCGGAATTCAGGTTACCGGTGCATCAGGACAGCCTGGAGCAGTCTCTACCATCCGAATCAGAGGAGTAGGTTCGGTAGGTGCTTCAAGTGAACCTTTATATGTTGTGGACGGAATTCCTTTTGATGGAAATATCAATGCAATCAGCCCTAACGATATAGAATCTATCAGCGTTCTGAAAGATGCTACAGCAAGTGCTTTATACGGTTCAAGAGGGGCAAACGGAATCATTATCATTACCACAAAATCAGGTAAAAAGGGAGAGGCAAGAGTAAATCTTAATATCAGTCAGGGATTCTCAGGAAGAGCTGTAAAAGATTACGAGCAGGTGAATACGGATCAGTACTTCCAATTGTATTGGGAAGCCATGAGAAACGGATACCAATCAGGCTCAATATCTGCACAACAGGCGGGACAAATGGCGACGGATAATATTATTTCTAATTTGGGAATCAATCCTTATGGTGCTAACTATCCAAAACCTATAGGAACTGATGGGAAATTATTGCCGGGAGCCAAAGCTTTATGGAATGATGACTGGAGAGATATTTTGCAGAGAGTTGCTTCCAGAAACCAGGTTGATCTCGATATCAGTGGTGGAAGTGAAAAAAGTAATTATTTCTTTTCATTAGGATATCTGGATGATAAAGGGATGGCCATTGAGTCTGGATTTAAAAGATATAATACAAGGTTAAAGCTCAATTCTGAGGTGAAAAGCTGGCTGAATGTTGGGGTTAATTTAAGCTATACCAACAGTATTCAACAGGCTCCGACTTCTTCTGATTCCAAATCAAGTAATATTATTCAGGCTGCGAGAGCAATTCCTTCTTTCTATCCTTATTATGAAAGAAATCCTGATGGTTCTTATGTATTGGATGCTGAAGGAAACAAGGTGTATGATTTTGGAAGATACAGGCCTACTGCAGCCCTTCAGAATCAAAATCAGGCAGCGAGTTTACCTCTGGATAAAAATGAAAATAAGATTGATAACTTTTCAGGAAAAGGATTTATGGAATTTACGTTCATCCCTGAACTGAAATTTAGATCCAGTTTTTCTGTTGATGTGGTGAGTTATAATGAACATTATTATACCAATCCTCTTCTCGGACAAGGAAAAGAGACAGGAGGTTCAGTATCTAAATCCAACAGTAGAACTCTTTCTTATACAACCAGTAATATTCTAACTTACGATAAGAGGTTTGGAAAGCACCATATTAATGTTTTGGGAGGTCAAGAATTTTATAAATATGATTACCAAATCATTTCCGGTAGCAGACAAGGTTTTTCCTTACCTAATTACTATGAGCCTGATGCAGCCTCTTTGTTAGTAAGTTTTGGAGGTAAAAGTGATCGGCTGAGCTTACTAAGTTTCCTTGGAAAGGTTGAGTATGATTTTGATAATAAATATTTTTTATCCGCATCAACACGAGCAGACAGCTCTTCAAGATTTGCAAAAGATAACAGATGGGGTACATTCTGGTCTGTGGGAGGATCTTGGAAACTTTCAAGTGAAGAGTTTATCAGAAATTTGGATTTCTTCAATCTGTTGACATTGCGTGCGAGTTATGGAGGGCAGGGGAATGATAAACTACAAAAGCCAAACGGTTCGGCTCTGTATTATGCTTATCAGGAATTATATAGGGATTTCCCTCTTGCAGGTGAACCCGGAAAAACATTGGAAAAAGTAGGAACTCCTAATCTGATATGGGAAACCAACCTTAACCTGAACGTAGGGCTAGAGTTTGCAATCCTTAATAACAGGATTAAGGGTAACGTAGAGTATTTTGAAAGAAAAAGTAAAGATCTTCTGTTTAATGTACCGGTAGCACCGTCTTTAGGGATTAGTGACTATCCTGCCAATGTAGGAACGATAAAGAATACAGGTTTTGAATTTTCATTGTTCACAACCCCTATTAAAACGAGTGATTTCCAGTGGAATGTTGATATTAACCTGAGTACTTTAAATAATAAAATTACAAAATTACCTGGGGGACCACTTGTCGTAGGAACAACTAAGCAGTTAAACTTAGGGGGTTCTGTATATGATTTTTATCTTCAGGAGTGGGCTGGGGTAGATCCAAGTAACGGAAAGCCATTGTGGAAAACGATTACAAAGGATGCTAACGGAAATATGGTAGAAGGAACAACTTCAGAATATGCCAAGGCAACGAAAATATTACAGGGTTCTGCTTTGCCTAAATTAACAGGAGGAGTTAGCACAAGTATTACTTATAAAGATTTTGATTTCTCAGCATTATTAACATTTAAGATTGGCGGAAAGATTCTGGATACAGATTATGCTTCGATCCTTCACAGTGGGAACTTAGGCGGTCGTGCATGGGGAACGGAAATGTTGAATAGATGGACTCCGGAAAATCCTTATACAGATGTACCTGCTTTAAGCACGAAAACGAATAACTGGACTTCACAATCTACAAGATTCCTTTATTCAGGAACGTATGCAAGACTTAAAAATGTGAGTTTAGGATATACACTTCCTGCTGATTACTTTGAAACCATTGGGCTGAAGAAATTCAGAATCTATGTGCAGGCAGAGAACCTTCTGACCTTCTATAAACATAAAGGGATGGACCCTGAACAGGCGTTGGACGGAACAACGTACTACAGATACCCGGCAATGAGAACAATCACTTTTGGTCTTCAGGCAACGTTTTAA
- a CDS encoding RagB/SusD family nutrient uptake outer membrane protein: MKNFKYLSFALIGLWSLTSCESEMDTAPTDQANSVEVFKTAESAETVINGTWAKFNNDGTTFANIGYSTVLRASDAMGSDVAVLTNKYGFSSTYDFTEMVNNTVGRPLFIWTMLYSTINNMNNVIAKIDASEGSQAKKDQVKGQAKALRAFCYLNIASFYQFSYLKDKSALVAPIYTEPSTTGSAPKKKSSLEDVYTLIKNDLTDADNLLKNYTRNNKDKINRNVVNGILARVYLNTGEWSKAAAAAKTAREGFALMTPEKYKEGFNDINNGEWIWGHAQTQEMSDASYAFHYLDVSSSGSYYYSFMADPYFKKLFDSNDIRSQLFSWDGLPGREGLLRYAKFKFKSTLIADIVYMRAAEMYLIEAESEARNGNVTQAVTVLNQLRAARNADAYTGSLAQNDVVKEILIERRKELFGEGFSLSDIIRTQGTVERKPFTDAEGKPIKVQVTTPNGTVKTVDGKGHTVFDLPNKTPFVPNSPYYLFSIPLKEIENNPNL, translated from the coding sequence ATGAAAAATTTTAAATATTTATCTTTTGCTTTAATAGGATTATGGTCACTCACAAGTTGTGAAAGTGAGATGGATACAGCTCCTACAGATCAGGCTAACAGTGTGGAAGTTTTCAAAACTGCTGAAAGTGCAGAAACTGTTATCAACGGAACCTGGGCAAAATTCAATAATGACGGAACTACTTTTGCAAATATCGGATACTCAACTGTTTTAAGAGCAAGTGATGCGATGGGGAGTGATGTGGCTGTATTAACTAATAAATATGGTTTCTCTTCTACTTACGATTTTACAGAAATGGTGAATAATACAGTTGGTCGCCCTTTATTTATCTGGACGATGTTGTATTCCACCATCAATAATATGAATAATGTTATTGCAAAAATTGATGCTTCAGAAGGAAGTCAGGCTAAAAAAGACCAGGTAAAAGGTCAGGCAAAAGCTTTGCGTGCTTTTTGTTATCTGAATATTGCCAGCTTTTATCAGTTCAGTTACCTTAAAGATAAGTCAGCATTAGTAGCTCCGATTTATACGGAACCTTCAACAACAGGTTCTGCTCCAAAAAAAAAATCCAGTCTTGAGGATGTTTATACTTTAATTAAAAATGACCTTACAGATGCGGATAATTTGTTAAAGAACTATACCAGAAACAACAAAGATAAAATTAACCGTAACGTAGTGAACGGTATTTTAGCAAGAGTATATCTGAATACAGGGGAGTGGAGTAAAGCTGCGGCAGCTGCAAAAACAGCCAGAGAAGGTTTTGCGTTGATGACTCCGGAAAAGTATAAAGAAGGATTCAATGACATTAATAATGGGGAATGGATCTGGGGACATGCACAGACTCAGGAAATGTCAGATGCAAGTTATGCTTTCCATTATCTGGATGTATCTTCATCAGGAAGTTATTACTACAGCTTTATGGCAGACCCTTATTTTAAAAAGCTGTTTGATTCCAATGATATCAGATCTCAATTATTCTCATGGGATGGTCTTCCGGGAAGAGAAGGATTGTTGAGATATGCTAAGTTCAAATTTAAGTCTACTCTTATTGCGGATATTGTCTATATGAGAGCCGCTGAAATGTATCTGATTGAGGCAGAATCGGAAGCAAGAAATGGAAATGTAACTCAGGCGGTAACTGTTTTAAATCAACTGAGAGCTGCCAGAAATGCGGATGCTTACACAGGATCGTTGGCTCAGAATGATGTGGTAAAAGAAATCTTAATTGAAAGAAGAAAAGAATTGTTTGGAGAAGGATTCTCGCTTTCCGATATTATCAGAACGCAGGGAACCGTAGAAAGAAAACCGTTTACAGATGCGGAAGGAAAGCCAATCAAAGTTCAGGTAACAACCCCTAACGGAACTGTAAAAACCGTTGATGGGAAAGGACACACTGTTTTTGATCTTCCGAACAAGACTCCGTTTGTTCCGAACAGTCCTTATTATTTATTCAGTATTCCACTGAAAGAGATTGAAAATAATCCCAATTTATAA
- a CDS encoding DUF6660 family protein, whose protein sequence is MNLLRWILAIYFMALSLMPCEDVSHPLNSGNKGISLSISETHSTDKGDICSPLCACSCCQMTVSAFKMDPLLELPEQVPAYFSKKILFHKNDFAYQVYDPIWQPPKI, encoded by the coding sequence ATGAACCTGTTAAGATGGATATTGGCAATTTATTTCATGGCGTTATCATTGATGCCCTGTGAAGACGTGTCCCATCCATTGAATTCAGGAAACAAAGGAATTTCTTTAAGTATTTCTGAGACGCATTCTACCGACAAAGGAGATATCTGCTCACCACTATGTGCTTGCAGCTGCTGTCAAATGACGGTTTCAGCATTTAAAATGGATCCATTACTGGAACTCCCTGAGCAGGTTCCTGCTTATTTTTCAAAGAAAATCTTATTTCATAAAAACGACTTTGCCTATCAGGTATACGATCCTATCTGGCAACCTCCTAAAATTTAA
- a CDS encoding CusA/CzcA family heavy metal efflux RND transporter: MLDKIIKFSIKNKAVIGIMTLVLVIWGTWSATKLPIDAVPDITNNQVQIITSCPTLAGQEVEQLVTFPIEQSIANVPDIQETRSISRFGLSVITVVFKENVDVYFARQLINEQLKNAVEEIPKGVGTPELAPVSTGLGEVYQYILHPKKGSEKKYNAKELRTMQDWIVRRQLNGTPGVAEINSFGGELKQYEVAIDPNRLKAMGTSITEIFTALEKNNQNTGGAYIDKKPNAYFIRGIGLVTSLEDIKNIAVKNETGSVPIFIKDVADVRLGSAVRYGALTYDGKVDAVGGVVMMLKGANSNEVVNNIKAKIPTIQKSLPDDVVIEPFLDRTDLVGRAISTVEKNLIEGALIVIFVLVVFLGNLRAGLIVASAIPLSLLFALGMMNVFGVSANLMSLGAIDFGLIVDGAVIIVEATLHHLGVRKSMRTLTQSEMDEEVFLSASKIRSSAAFGEIIILIVYIPILTLAGVEGKMFTPMAKTVGFAILGALILSLTYIPMMSALFLSKKVSHKETFSDKMMNYLQKIYQPLLQKAIKVKYIVVSVTVAVFVIAAFVFKNMGGEFIPQLQEGDFAFHCILPQGSSLSQSIETSMQASRIIKQFDEVKMVVGKTGSAEVPTDPMPPEATDMIVVLKPQSEWKTKKSYNELADEISEKLETIPGVFFEKNQPIQMRFNELMTGVRQDVAVKIFGENLDSLAVYADKVGKIIQTVDGATAPQIERVSGLPQINVQYDRTRIANYGLNIEDVNNAVSTAFAGKAAGQVFENERRFDLVVRLDSLHRTDISDVNNLMITSATGAQIPLSQVANVNYKLGPAQISREQGKRRIVIGFNVKGRDVESVVKDIQTKLDKVKLPSGYYFTYGGQFENLQEASKRLMIAVPVSLLLIFMLLYFTFKSFKQAALIFTAIPMSAIGGVFALLVRDMPFSISAGIGFIALFGVAVLNGIVLIGTFNQLEKEGEADILKRVFEGTKTRLRPVLMTATVASLGFLPMAISTGAGAEVQKPLATVVIGGLVTATFLTLFVLPMLYIIFNTKILKRKNNNPQSFTLILVLGLMMLGQNFNAQSRPISAEEAVQMAINNNLTLQSKELSIKSAEALRPTAKELPKLSFDAQLGQYNSPKFDQSFAISQSIPFPTLFKARKELINENIKSRQIDKEVTINELVKDVRTYYYQIEYLQYNKEKLTNLAGFYDEFIRIATVRFKAGDIKKIEINTAETQKGEIDLLLRQNEVYLNNAYKNLKTLLNTSENLEVPFNTNYQPLKAENVLDSSVVANNPTVKAFYHEMEIAEKNKKVEKATGLPDFSLGYTNQSLIGFHTINGQENFYDSGKRFQSATVGVSIPLTFGATKARMQALEYDKQVAETNARMQKKQLTAQLENAFNQYQQDIQQYDYYTNQALPNAEKIVKAAQLGYKTGEISYVEYLFALQTATNIQLKYLESIQQVNQAVVIINSIINK, encoded by the coding sequence GTGTTAGATAAAATCATAAAATTCAGTATCAAGAACAAGGCTGTCATTGGTATAATGACCTTGGTATTGGTTATTTGGGGAACATGGAGTGCTACCAAGTTACCCATTGATGCCGTTCCGGATATTACCAACAACCAGGTTCAGATCATTACTTCCTGTCCTACACTGGCAGGACAGGAAGTAGAACAGTTGGTTACTTTCCCCATTGAGCAGAGTATTGCAAACGTTCCCGACATTCAGGAAACAAGAAGTATTTCCAGATTTGGACTCTCTGTTATTACAGTAGTTTTCAAGGAAAATGTAGATGTTTACTTTGCCAGACAGCTCATCAATGAACAGTTAAAAAATGCAGTTGAGGAAATTCCCAAAGGAGTAGGAACTCCGGAACTGGCTCCTGTAAGTACAGGTCTTGGAGAAGTATATCAATATATTCTTCACCCTAAAAAGGGAAGCGAAAAAAAATATAACGCTAAGGAACTAAGAACCATGCAGGACTGGATTGTTCGTAGACAGCTTAACGGAACACCAGGGGTTGCCGAGATCAACAGTTTTGGAGGAGAGTTAAAACAATATGAAGTTGCCATTGATCCTAACCGATTGAAGGCGATGGGAACCAGCATTACTGAAATATTTACAGCGCTGGAAAAAAATAATCAAAATACGGGAGGAGCATATATTGATAAAAAGCCCAATGCTTATTTCATCCGTGGAATAGGGCTGGTAACATCTCTTGAAGATATTAAAAATATAGCTGTTAAAAATGAAACAGGTAGCGTTCCTATTTTCATTAAAGATGTTGCAGATGTACGTTTAGGTAGTGCAGTACGTTATGGAGCCTTAACCTATGACGGAAAAGTAGATGCTGTGGGGGGAGTAGTGATGATGCTAAAAGGAGCCAACAGCAATGAAGTGGTAAATAATATCAAAGCGAAAATACCTACCATTCAGAAATCTCTTCCGGATGATGTGGTGATAGAGCCATTTTTGGACAGAACAGACTTGGTAGGAAGGGCAATCAGTACCGTTGAGAAAAACCTGATTGAAGGAGCCCTGATCGTTATTTTTGTTCTTGTTGTCTTCCTTGGAAATCTGAGAGCAGGACTTATTGTGGCTTCGGCCATTCCGCTTTCCCTTCTATTTGCCTTGGGAATGATGAATGTCTTTGGGGTAAGTGCCAACCTAATGAGCCTTGGTGCAATAGACTTTGGATTAATTGTTGACGGAGCAGTTATCATTGTTGAAGCAACACTCCACCATTTAGGCGTAAGAAAATCAATGCGGACTTTAACGCAGTCTGAAATGGATGAAGAAGTATTCCTTTCCGCATCAAAGATCAGAAGCAGTGCGGCTTTCGGGGAAATTATCATTCTGATTGTATACATTCCGATTCTTACTTTGGCTGGTGTAGAAGGTAAAATGTTTACCCCAATGGCTAAAACAGTAGGATTTGCCATCCTTGGGGCATTAATTCTTTCATTGACTTATATTCCGATGATGAGCGCCTTGTTTTTATCTAAAAAAGTATCGCATAAAGAAACTTTCTCAGATAAAATGATGAATTATCTTCAGAAAATCTATCAGCCATTATTACAGAAAGCTATTAAAGTAAAATATATTGTTGTTTCAGTAACAGTAGCCGTTTTTGTGATCGCAGCATTTGTCTTTAAAAATATGGGGGGGGAATTTATTCCGCAATTACAGGAAGGAGATTTTGCATTCCATTGTATTTTGCCACAGGGAAGTTCACTCAGTCAGAGTATAGAAACTTCAATGCAGGCTTCCAGAATCATCAAGCAGTTTGATGAGGTGAAAATGGTAGTAGGGAAAACCGGATCTGCCGAAGTTCCTACAGATCCAATGCCACCAGAAGCTACAGATATGATTGTGGTATTAAAGCCTCAAAGTGAATGGAAAACCAAAAAATCTTATAATGAGCTGGCTGATGAGATCAGTGAAAAACTGGAAACCATTCCCGGAGTATTTTTTGAAAAAAATCAGCCTATTCAGATGCGTTTTAATGAATTGATGACAGGGGTCAGACAGGATGTTGCAGTGAAGATCTTTGGCGAAAATTTAGATTCATTGGCGGTGTATGCGGATAAGGTTGGAAAGATTATTCAAACCGTTGATGGAGCTACTGCGCCACAGATTGAAAGGGTAAGTGGTCTTCCTCAGATCAATGTACAATATGACAGAACAAGAATTGCCAATTATGGATTGAATATTGAAGATGTCAACAACGCGGTAAGTACTGCGTTTGCAGGAAAAGCTGCCGGACAGGTTTTTGAAAATGAAAGACGTTTTGATCTGGTAGTCCGTTTAGACAGTCTTCACAGAACGGATATTTCAGATGTAAATAACCTGATGATAACCTCAGCCACCGGAGCTCAGATTCCTTTGTCACAAGTTGCAAATGTGAATTATAAGCTTGGCCCGGCGCAGATCAGCCGTGAACAGGGAAAACGTAGGATCGTAATAGGTTTTAACGTTAAAGGACGCGATGTGGAAAGTGTGGTAAAGGATATTCAGACCAAGCTTGATAAAGTAAAATTACCATCCGGATACTACTTTACGTATGGTGGACAGTTTGAAAATCTTCAGGAAGCCAGTAAGCGTCTGATGATCGCAGTTCCAGTATCATTGTTGCTTATTTTTATGTTGCTGTATTTTACGTTTAAATCATTCAAGCAGGCTGCTTTGATCTTTACAGCTATTCCGATGAGTGCTATCGGAGGTGTCTTTGCTCTTTTGGTGAGAGATATGCCATTCAGTATCAGTGCCGGAATTGGGTTCATTGCTCTGTTTGGAGTTGCAGTACTTAACGGAATTGTACTAATCGGAACCTTTAACCAGTTGGAAAAAGAAGGGGAAGCCGATATTTTAAAACGAGTTTTTGAAGGAACTAAAACCAGATTAAGACCCGTTCTGATGACAGCGACAGTAGCTTCATTAGGATTTTTACCAATGGCTATTTCTACAGGAGCAGGAGCAGAAGTACAGAAGCCTTTGGCAACCGTAGTAATTGGAGGTTTGGTAACGGCTACCTTCCTTACACTATTCGTTTTGCCAATGCTCTACATTATTTTTAATACAAAGATTTTGAAAAGAAAAAATAATAATCCCCAATCATTTACCCTTATTCTTGTACTTGGATTAATGATGCTGGGACAAAACTTTAATGCTCAGTCCAGACCAATATCTGCGGAAGAAGCGGTGCAAATGGCGATCAACAATAATTTAACCTTACAGTCAAAGGAACTAAGTATTAAATCCGCAGAAGCTTTGCGTCCAACCGCTAAGGAACTTCCCAAGTTAAGCTTTGATGCTCAGTTAGGACAATATAATAGTCCGAAGTTTGACCAGTCGTTTGCTATTTCACAGAGTATCCCTTTTCCCACCTTATTTAAAGCCAGAAAAGAACTCATTAATGAAAATATTAAGAGTAGACAGATTGATAAAGAGGTCACTATCAATGAACTGGTAAAAGATGTCCGTACTTACTATTATCAGATTGAATATCTTCAGTATAATAAAGAAAAGCTGACTAATCTTGCCGGTTTTTATGATGAATTTATCAGGATTGCAACCGTAAGATTCAAAGCAGGAGATATTAAGAAGATTGAGATCAACACCGCGGAAACTCAGAAAGGAGAAATTGATCTGTTATTGAGACAGAACGAAGTGTACTTAAATAATGCTTATAAAAATTTAAAAACACTTTTAAATACTTCAGAAAATCTGGAAGTGCCATTCAATACCAATTATCAACCTTTGAAGGCTGAGAATGTTTTGGATAGCAGTGTTGTTGCTAATAACCCCACCGTTAAAGCCTTTTATCATGAAATGGAAATTGCGGAGAAGAATAAAAAGGTTGAAAAAGCTACAGGATTGCCGGATTTTAGTTTAGGATATACCAATCAGTCACTGATCGGTTTTCATACGATCAATGGTCAGG